A section of the Rummeliibacillus pycnus genome encodes:
- a CDS encoding DUF4064 domain-containing protein yields the protein MKRTIEIVLGIIGSFFNIIAIALMGLMMVLMNGLQNNKQAQDEMFAEFEKQFSEDPQLQDIDMQSFSDSMITIINGFGPFSWFIVVCFIISLIVGIIAIANVARAKDKRANFAGAMFIVAAVFSGIISITSIIYYIAAIICFVRKPKEEISDISDSTYSEASNL from the coding sequence TTGAAAAGGACAATCGAAATCGTTTTAGGAATTATAGGTTCATTTTTTAATATAATTGCAATAGCATTAATGGGTCTTATGATGGTTCTTATGAATGGATTGCAAAATAATAAACAAGCTCAAGACGAGATGTTTGCAGAATTTGAAAAACAATTTTCGGAAGATCCACAACTTCAGGATATAGATATGCAAAGTTTTTCTGATAGCATGATAACCATTATAAATGGCTTTGGACCTTTTAGTTGGTTTATAGTAGTATGCTTTATTATTAGTTTAATAGTGGGCATTATTGCTATTGCAAATGTTGCAAGAGCAAAAGATAAAAGGGCGAATTTTGCAGGAGCTATGTTTATTGTAGCAGCTGTTTTTTCGGGTATTATTTCGATAACATCCATCATCTATTATATTGCTGCGATTATTTGTTTCGTTCGTAAACCAAAGGAAGAGATATCAGATATATCAGATTCAACTTATAGTGAAGCTTCTAATTTATAA
- a CDS encoding CvfB family protein — translation MTELKSGDVVKLVVKEQQESKYILTNDELDIPLNASEVAKPIKVHDKIEVFLYADRRGNLAATTAIPHIRKDEYGWARVLHVKDREGAYVDIGTSREVLVPAEDLPKLKPLWPEPGQHLYITLRTDREGGLFGRLITEEKVLEIYEDAEPELFNKNILARPYRLLPVGTFLLGVDKPYRIFVHESERGAEPRLGSDVNVRVIEVKEDGTINASMLPRKYERLSDDADQIFNYLQEVGGKMPFGDKSSPEEIKEMFHMSKGAFKRALGALMKADRIKQEDGWTLIK, via the coding sequence ATGACAGAATTAAAATCAGGCGACGTAGTAAAATTAGTAGTTAAAGAACAACAAGAATCCAAGTATATTTTGACCAACGATGAACTAGATATTCCGTTAAATGCTTCTGAAGTAGCAAAACCGATAAAGGTTCACGACAAAATAGAAGTGTTTTTGTATGCAGATCGTAGAGGGAATTTAGCTGCAACTACTGCAATCCCACATATTCGTAAAGACGAGTATGGATGGGCACGTGTACTACATGTAAAAGATAGAGAAGGTGCCTATGTGGATATTGGTACCTCTAGAGAAGTACTTGTCCCTGCGGAAGATTTACCAAAATTAAAACCGCTTTGGCCAGAACCTGGACAACACCTTTATATTACGTTACGTACAGACCGAGAAGGTGGTCTATTTGGTCGTCTTATTACGGAAGAAAAAGTATTAGAAATATATGAGGATGCAGAACCAGAACTATTTAATAAGAATATTTTGGCTCGCCCTTATCGTTTATTGCCAGTTGGAACATTCTTATTGGGTGTAGATAAACCATATCGTATTTTCGTTCATGAATCAGAACGTGGAGCAGAACCTCGTCTAGGTTCAGATGTGAATGTGCGTGTTATTGAAGTAAAAGAAGATGGTACCATTAATGCTTCTATGCTTCCACGTAAATACGAACGATTATCGGATGATGCTGATCAAATTTTTAATTATCTTCAAGAAGTTGGTGGTAAAATGCCATTTGGCGATAAGTCTTCTCCAGAAGAAATTAAAGAAATGTTCCATATGAGCAAAGGTGCATTTAAAAGAGCTCTAGGAGCTTTAATGAAAGCAGATCGTATCAAACAAGAAGATGGTTGGACTCTAATTAAATAA
- a CDS encoding helix-turn-helix transcriptional regulator, whose amino-acid sequence MLQQQYSISEAISKRYFQEIETMNRYEGIERFFDIEAQLLREIHQLEAKAAKDSLRELLEILSVRAGKQFFRAVRHYFVILSSVVTRKLIENQAPSKKVFAFNAACVEMIDERLNDAEYLQFADDLIDFYIYVISERKQPSYKHQTVNKVIMYIDDEVETDLSVEDIAMYFSISTSHLSRIFKEHVGITLVEYLNVRRVEESQYYLRHTNKSISDISEQFHFCNQSYYTRIFKKYVGITPKHFRDRPDYEYFRFQLPERLL is encoded by the coding sequence ATGCTACAACAACAATATTCCATTTCAGAGGCTATTTCTAAAAGGTATTTCCAAGAAATTGAGACGATGAATCGCTACGAGGGAATAGAGAGATTCTTCGACATTGAAGCTCAATTATTGAGAGAGATACATCAATTGGAAGCAAAAGCTGCCAAAGATTCATTACGTGAATTACTGGAAATTTTATCAGTACGTGCTGGAAAACAGTTTTTTAGAGCAGTCAGACATTATTTTGTAATCTTATCGTCCGTTGTAACAAGAAAGCTGATTGAGAATCAAGCACCATCTAAAAAAGTTTTTGCTTTTAATGCTGCATGTGTAGAAATGATTGATGAACGCTTAAATGATGCAGAATATTTGCAATTCGCAGATGATTTGATTGATTTCTATATTTATGTCATCTCAGAAAGAAAACAACCTTCCTATAAGCACCAAACAGTCAATAAAGTGATTATGTACATTGATGATGAGGTTGAAACAGATTTATCAGTTGAAGATATTGCAATGTATTTTTCAATTAGTACCAGTCACTTATCACGAATTTTTAAAGAACATGTAGGTATTACATTAGTAGAATACTTAAATGTCCGTAGAGTAGAAGAATCTCAATATTATTTACGACATACAAATAAAAGTATTTCTGATATCTCTGAACAATTCCATTTCTGTAACCAAAGCTACTATACTCGAATCTTTAAAAAATATGTTGGTATTACACCAAAGCACTTTAGAGATCGCCCAGATTATGAATATTTCCGCTTCCAATTACCTGAAAGACTTTTATAA
- a CDS encoding heavy metal translocating P-type ATPase: MKKKNIQEYRLQNLSCANCAMKFEKNVQSIPTVEEVQLNFGAAKLTVKGDASIEQLCAAGAFDGIKVVPASSKEETNTLFYKKKENILAGISLLFVIAGYLMGALQGENHIITIGLFLIAIIIGGYTIFKDGFRNLLHFDFDMKTLMTIAVIGAAIVGEWKEGAVVVFLFAVSEALEAYSMNKARQSIRQLMDIAPATALVRRKGQVVELATEDVQIGDILIVKPGQKIAMDGEIINGMSTVNQAPITGESIPVKKEVGDEVFAGTLNEEGALEITVTKHVKDTTIAKIINLVEEAQAEKAPSQKFVDRFAKYYTPAIIIVAIIVGIVPPLIVGDWHHWIYQGLAVLVVGCPCALVISTPVAIVTAIGNAARQGVLIKGGIHLEQLGHIKVIAFDKTGTLTKGVPEVTNVLAFQDTSEELLIQLVAGVEHSSQHPLAKAVLNYANNRSISSVKGTDFQSVTGKGAYATVDNQQIFVGSVQWIQEMMEIPTIILKEIESLQCEGKSVIVVASKNSLLGIIAIADQVRSNCNNVLQNLKSIGISNTVILTGDAQTTAKAIAQQLHITDVKADLLPEDKLNAMKELQKQYGVVAMVGDGVNDAPALAAASVGIAMGGAGTDTALETADVALMADDLGKLPYTIRLSRKTLRIIKENIMFALGLKILALLLIIPGWLTLWIAIFADMGATLLVVLNSLRLIRIQK; this comes from the coding sequence ATGAAGAAAAAAAACATACAAGAATATCGATTACAAAATTTATCTTGTGCAAACTGTGCAATGAAGTTTGAAAAAAACGTGCAAAGTATTCCTACTGTAGAAGAAGTACAATTGAATTTTGGAGCTGCTAAGCTGACGGTGAAAGGTGATGCTTCAATTGAACAATTATGTGCAGCAGGGGCGTTCGATGGTATAAAAGTAGTACCTGCTTCATCCAAAGAAGAAACGAATACGTTGTTTTATAAAAAAAAGGAAAATATTTTAGCTGGAATTTCTTTGCTATTTGTTATTGCAGGCTATTTAATGGGAGCTTTGCAAGGTGAGAACCATATAATAACGATTGGTTTATTTTTGATCGCCATTATAATTGGTGGCTACACCATTTTTAAGGACGGTTTTAGAAACTTATTGCATTTTGATTTTGATATGAAAACCTTAATGACAATTGCGGTCATTGGAGCTGCTATTGTAGGGGAATGGAAAGAGGGAGCTGTGGTTGTTTTCCTCTTTGCTGTTAGTGAAGCACTTGAGGCTTATTCTATGAATAAGGCGAGACAGTCTATTCGGCAATTGATGGATATTGCACCAGCAACCGCACTTGTTCGGCGTAAAGGTCAAGTAGTCGAATTAGCTACAGAAGATGTACAAATTGGTGATATTCTTATCGTCAAGCCTGGTCAAAAGATTGCTATGGATGGCGAAATTATAAATGGGATGTCAACAGTTAATCAAGCACCCATTACAGGAGAATCTATTCCAGTCAAAAAAGAAGTTGGGGATGAGGTTTTCGCAGGTACATTAAATGAAGAGGGTGCTCTTGAAATTACTGTCACAAAACATGTGAAAGACACAACCATTGCAAAAATCATTAATTTAGTAGAAGAAGCACAAGCGGAAAAAGCACCTTCACAAAAATTCGTCGATCGATTTGCGAAATATTATACCCCTGCAATTATTATTGTTGCAATCATTGTAGGCATAGTACCCCCGCTAATTGTTGGAGATTGGCACCATTGGATTTATCAAGGGCTTGCAGTGCTAGTAGTTGGTTGCCCATGTGCATTAGTGATTTCTACTCCTGTTGCCATAGTTACTGCAATTGGCAATGCAGCAAGACAAGGAGTGCTGATCAAAGGCGGTATCCATCTTGAACAACTTGGACATATAAAAGTAATCGCATTTGATAAAACAGGTACTCTTACAAAAGGTGTACCAGAAGTAACTAATGTATTAGCCTTTCAAGATACTTCAGAAGAACTATTAATTCAGTTAGTTGCAGGTGTTGAACATAGTTCCCAACATCCATTAGCAAAAGCCGTATTAAACTATGCAAATAATCGTTCAATTAGCAGTGTGAAAGGTACAGATTTTCAATCAGTAACTGGTAAAGGTGCGTATGCAACAGTCGATAATCAGCAAATTTTTGTTGGAAGTGTGCAATGGATTCAAGAAATGATGGAAATTCCAACAATTATTTTAAAAGAAATAGAATCATTACAATGCGAAGGAAAATCAGTTATTGTAGTAGCTTCTAAAAATAGTTTATTAGGAATAATAGCAATTGCTGATCAGGTTCGCTCAAACTGTAATAATGTATTACAGAATTTAAAATCGATTGGAATTTCAAATACAGTTATATTAACAGGTGATGCACAAACAACAGCAAAAGCTATTGCTCAACAATTGCATATTACGGATGTAAAGGCAGACTTATTACCAGAAGATAAATTAAATGCAATGAAAGAATTACAAAAACAGTATGGTGTTGTTGCGATGGTTGGAGATGGTGTGAATGATGCACCAGCATTAGCGGCAGCATCTGTAGGTATTGCCATGGGGGGAGCTGGGACAGATACAGCACTTGAAACAGCAGATGTTGCATTAATGGCAGATGACCTTGGAAAATTACCTTATACAATTAGACTTAGTCGAAAAACGTTGCGAATTATTAAAGAAAATATTATGTTTGCATTAGGCTTGAAAATTTTAGCATTACTACTAATCATTCCGGGATGGCTAACGTTGTGGATTGCAATCTTTGCTGACATGGGTGCAACGTTGTTAGTCGTGCTAAATTCATTACGCTTAATTCGAATCCAAAAATAA
- a CDS encoding TetR/AcrR family transcriptional regulator, with product MKETKHTKKQTKGALTREKIVQTARNLFYRKGYDATSTATIAKEVGVSEAALYKYFKGKMKLLLATVKPERLDFKEENEYLLLSDQELLHVWVEELVDTVFYNRLQYSILFIESPKHPELSEQYIANIHSMSFADKELMKRMDEGKLPKLDLILFQVGIIGSLLAMVTHKRIYDHTLCLDQIPTDIRQTLIGIVEGKLFN from the coding sequence ATGAAGGAAACAAAGCATACAAAAAAACAAACAAAAGGGGCATTAACAAGAGAGAAAATTGTCCAAACTGCACGCAATCTCTTTTATAGAAAAGGCTATGATGCTACTTCTACTGCCACTATTGCCAAAGAAGTTGGTGTTTCCGAAGCAGCTTTATATAAATATTTTAAAGGGAAAATGAAACTGTTATTAGCAACAGTTAAACCAGAACGTCTAGATTTTAAGGAAGAAAATGAGTACCTATTATTGTCTGACCAGGAACTCTTACATGTATGGGTTGAGGAGCTTGTAGATACTGTTTTTTATAATCGACTTCAATATTCGATACTTTTCATTGAATCTCCTAAACACCCAGAGCTTTCAGAACAATATATTGCGAATATTCATAGCATGTCCTTTGCAGATAAAGAACTTATGAAACGTATGGATGAAGGAAAGTTGCCTAAACTTGATTTAATCCTCTTTCAAGTAGGAATAATCGGCTCTTTACTAGCTATGGTCACACATAAGCGAATTTATGATCATACTCTCTGTTTAGATCAAATCCCTACAGATATTCGACAAACACTTATTGGGATTGTAGAAGGAAAGTTGTTTAACTAA
- a CDS encoding succinate CoA transferase, translating to MTVKVEERLRNPELAKKIMSADEAAQMIKDGMTLGLSGFTRAGDAKAIPMALVKRAETEDFKVNVFTGASLGSNIDAYMSDAGIVNKRLPFQLDRTMRGHINKADMLFVDQHLSVTAEYLRQNAIDKIDVAVVEAVAVTEDGMLIPTTSVGNSPIYIQNADKVIIELNLASYPQLEGIHDIYVPEAQGERGPIPLIHASDRIGTIGIPLDLDKVAAVVITEQPDSPTTITPIDPETQQIADHILDFFRNEIKEGRLTETLAPLQSGVGSVANAVLGGMANSEFKDLEVYSEVLQDAVFDLIDAGKVKFASGCATSLTAEKMESVYGNLDKYKDKLVLRPQEISNHPELVRRMGLIAMNTALEFDIYGNVNSTHVSGTKMMNGIGGSGDFARAARISIFITKSYAKDGKISSVVPFVSHVDHSEHDVDVVVTEQGLADLRGLAPRERAELIIENCVHPKFKPALRAYFEEAKERGGQTPHILEKALSFHTNLAKYGTMLPEEN from the coding sequence GTGACAGTAAAAGTAGAAGAAAGACTTCGCAATCCAGAACTTGCAAAAAAAATTATGTCAGCTGATGAAGCTGCTCAAATGATTAAAGACGGCATGACACTAGGATTAAGTGGATTCACTCGTGCTGGTGATGCAAAAGCCATTCCTATGGCATTAGTAAAACGTGCTGAAACAGAAGATTTTAAAGTAAATGTTTTCACAGGAGCTTCTTTAGGTTCAAACATTGATGCTTATATGTCTGATGCTGGTATCGTTAACAAACGTTTACCGTTCCAACTAGACCGTACAATGCGTGGTCACATTAACAAAGCAGATATGCTATTTGTTGACCAACATTTATCAGTAACTGCTGAATACTTACGTCAAAATGCGATTGATAAAATTGACGTTGCTGTTGTTGAAGCAGTAGCTGTAACAGAAGATGGTATGTTAATCCCAACAACTTCTGTCGGTAACTCACCTATTTACATTCAAAACGCTGATAAAGTTATCATCGAATTAAACTTAGCATCTTACCCACAATTAGAAGGTATTCACGATATTTATGTACCAGAAGCACAAGGCGAACGTGGTCCAATTCCATTAATCCACGCTTCAGATCGTATCGGTACAATCGGTATTCCTTTAGATTTAGATAAAGTGGCTGCAGTTGTCATTACTGAACAACCAGATTCACCAACTACAATCACACCAATCGACCCTGAAACTCAACAAATTGCAGATCACATTCTTGATTTCTTCCGTAATGAAATTAAAGAAGGTCGTTTAACTGAAACATTAGCTCCACTTCAATCAGGTGTTGGTTCTGTAGCAAACGCTGTACTAGGTGGCATGGCAAACTCAGAATTCAAAGATTTAGAAGTGTATTCTGAAGTACTTCAAGATGCTGTATTCGACTTAATTGATGCAGGAAAAGTTAAATTTGCTTCAGGTTGTGCAACTTCATTAACAGCTGAAAAAATGGAATCTGTATACGGTAACTTGGACAAATACAAAGACAAACTTGTATTACGTCCACAAGAAATTTCAAACCACCCAGAATTAGTTCGTCGTATGGGCTTAATAGCGATGAACACTGCTCTTGAGTTCGATATTTACGGAAACGTTAACTCAACTCACGTATCAGGTACAAAAATGATGAACGGTATTGGTGGTTCAGGTGACTTTGCTCGTGCCGCACGCATTTCAATCTTTATTACAAAATCATATGCTAAAGATGGCAAAATTTCATCAGTAGTTCCATTTGTATCACACGTTGATCACTCAGAACATGATGTTGACGTAGTAGTAACAGAACAAGGTCTTGCAGATTTACGTGGTTTAGCTCCTCGTGAACGTGCTGAATTGATCATTGAAAACTGTGTACACCCTAAATTTAAACCTGCTCTTCGTGCCTATTTCGAAGAAGCAAAAGAACGTGGCGGACAAACTCCTCACATATTAGAAAAAGCATTATCATTCCACACAAACTTAGCAAAATACGGAACAATGCTTCCTGAAGAAAACTAA
- the mntR gene encoding transcriptional regulator MntR, with the protein MPTPSMEDHIEQIYLLIDQKGYARVSDIAEALSVLPSSVTKMVQKLDKDGYLIYERYRGLTLTPKGLKLGKRLVERHSLLEQFLRLIGVDEERIYNDVEGIEHHLSWNSIECIADLIQVLEENPDFIHKLGELKSHTGE; encoded by the coding sequence ATGCCTACACCGAGTATGGAAGACCACATCGAACAAATCTATTTACTAATTGACCAGAAAGGTTATGCACGTGTCTCGGATATAGCAGAAGCATTGTCAGTTCTTCCTTCCTCTGTTACCAAAATGGTTCAGAAACTAGATAAAGATGGTTACTTAATATATGAGCGCTATAGAGGTCTAACTTTAACACCAAAAGGTTTAAAGTTAGGAAAACGATTAGTTGAGCGACACAGCTTATTGGAGCAGTTTTTAAGACTTATTGGTGTAGATGAAGAACGAATTTACAATGATGTAGAAGGAATTGAGCATCATTTGAGCTGGAATTCCATTGAATGTATTGCCGATCTCATACAAGTTTTAGAGGAAAATCCCGATTTTATTCACAAATTGGGAGAGTTAAAATCTCATACAGGTGAATAA
- a CDS encoding DUF1002 domain-containing protein: protein MKKQIFAVVAAMCLTTAVVAPTTSYASTNSSQSSGEVVNEKLGVPIVVYGGSLSESEKASVKNSLGITNNSDIQEITITGADIAKYIENGNSNARLYSSAKIIPKDPGSGLVINIVTPENITEVTADMYSNAMLTAGIEDATVEVAAPKKVTGHSALAGIYKAYEVTTGKKLDKDRTDVANQELSVATDIAQNSGVDNEKVSQLLTDIKKQIAEQKPATKEDVEKIVDEQLKKLEINLSDKDRQLLIDLMDKISKLNIDFSKWSTQLNDLSGNIKDQLNKINDDIKSDSGFWASVKSFFQKIIDGISSIFG from the coding sequence ATGAAAAAACAAATCTTTGCTGTTGTAGCGGCAATGTGCTTAACAACAGCTGTAGTAGCGCCAACAACAAGTTATGCAAGCACTAACTCATCACAATCATCAGGTGAAGTTGTAAATGAAAAATTAGGCGTTCCTATCGTTGTATACGGTGGAAGTTTATCTGAAAGCGAAAAGGCTAGCGTAAAAAATAGTTTAGGCATTACAAATAATTCTGATATTCAAGAAATCACCATTACAGGTGCGGATATCGCCAAATATATTGAAAATGGGAATTCAAATGCACGCCTTTATTCATCAGCTAAAATCATCCCAAAAGATCCTGGTTCGGGCTTAGTCATTAATATTGTGACACCCGAAAATATTACAGAGGTAACGGCTGATATGTACTCCAATGCAATGTTAACAGCAGGGATTGAAGATGCAACTGTAGAAGTAGCAGCGCCTAAAAAGGTAACAGGTCACTCAGCATTAGCTGGTATTTACAAGGCATATGAAGTAACAACTGGCAAAAAACTGGACAAAGATCGAACAGATGTAGCAAATCAAGAGTTATCAGTAGCTACTGATATTGCGCAAAATTCTGGAGTGGATAACGAAAAAGTTAGTCAACTACTAACAGATATTAAAAAGCAAATTGCAGAACAAAAACCTGCTACAAAAGAAGATGTTGAAAAAATCGTTGATGAACAACTAAAAAAATTAGAAATCAATCTAAGCGACAAAGACCGTCAATTGTTAATTGATCTCATGGATAAAATCAGTAAACTAAATATTGATTTTAGTAAATGGTCAACACAATTAAATGATTTAAGTGGTAATATTAAAGACCAATTAAATAAAATAAATGATGATATTAAAAGTGATTCAGGTTTTTGGGCGAGTGTAAAAAGTTTCTTCCAAAAAATAATTGATGGCATTAGCAGCATTTTTGGCTAA
- a CDS encoding LytTR family DNA-binding domain-containing protein — protein MDPRSIEELIQVIKEFFPDNTSIVISDTKKYLYYQPSKKIDLKIKPGDEIPEGSATQKALNYGQKINSFIEPDVFGVPYYGMSIPLMEEGETKGAITAIFPQKPSPFLTNYITIKIDDCWYPVKHNEVIYLETQLRKTFVKTMQKEGYHRLNLSDLELFLSPDTFIRCHRSYIVNIDFIEEIQPDSHSTFLLIMKDGTRIPVSQRYASYFRRSLGF, from the coding sequence ATGGATCCACGATCTATCGAGGAATTGATACAAGTTATAAAGGAATTCTTTCCTGATAACACTTCAATCGTTATTTCAGATACAAAAAAATATTTATATTATCAACCAAGTAAAAAAATCGACTTGAAGATAAAACCTGGCGATGAAATACCAGAAGGATCTGCAACTCAAAAAGCACTTAATTATGGACAAAAAATAAATTCTTTTATTGAACCTGATGTATTCGGTGTTCCTTATTATGGAATGAGTATTCCATTAATGGAGGAAGGAGAAACAAAAGGTGCAATTACAGCAATATTCCCACAAAAACCTTCTCCTTTCTTAACAAATTACATCACGATTAAAATTGACGACTGTTGGTACCCAGTTAAACACAATGAAGTCATCTATTTAGAAACTCAACTTCGTAAAACATTCGTCAAGACTATGCAAAAAGAAGGTTACCATCGTTTAAATTTAAGCGACCTTGAGCTATTCCTATCGCCTGATACTTTTATTCGATGCCACCGTTCATATATCGTGAACATCGACTTTATCGAAGAAATTCAACCAGATTCACATTCTACATTCCTATTAATTATGAAGGACGGTACTCGAATTCCTGTTAGCCAACGCTACGCAAGTTACTTCCGTCGTTCTTTAGGCTTTTAG
- a CDS encoding GNAT family N-acetyltransferase: MKLIEWTKEEHEQLIEFMTTNVWPYHVNSHPARAIIEKAIDEGGYESDESKTFWLINDEDLQVGMVKIYDLQDDIPLFDLRIAEKWRGLGYGTKALKLVSEYVFTLPNNKIRLEGHTRQDNIAMRKTFENAGFVKEAHLRQAWYVPKENAYYDAVTYGITRQDYLEGKTTPVSWDDEVKVDTINYKETWDFPSSFESERLIIRMPFMEDVDTVWEAILHSAKTLKPFMKWAQTLPKKAETRERIRQAIGDFITRKDLRLHVFLKDSGEFVGSTGLHNIDWTIPKFEIGYWLDARFEGKGYMTEAVRRITQFAFEELGAKRLEIRCDSDNIRSRAVANRAQFELEGILKQDSRSADGKTLRDTCIYAKIQ, from the coding sequence GTGAAATTAATCGAATGGACAAAGGAAGAACATGAGCAGCTTATTGAATTTATGACAACAAACGTATGGCCATATCATGTAAATTCACATCCTGCACGAGCTATTATAGAAAAGGCAATTGATGAAGGTGGCTATGAATCAGATGAATCTAAGACATTTTGGCTTATTAATGATGAAGACCTACAAGTAGGAATGGTGAAAATATATGATTTGCAAGATGACATTCCGCTATTTGATTTGCGTATTGCTGAAAAATGGCGAGGACTAGGGTACGGTACCAAAGCTTTAAAATTAGTCAGTGAATATGTTTTTACATTACCAAACAATAAAATACGTTTAGAAGGTCATACTAGACAAGATAATATCGCTATGCGTAAGACTTTCGAGAATGCTGGTTTTGTAAAAGAGGCACATTTACGACAAGCTTGGTACGTCCCTAAGGAAAATGCATATTATGATGCTGTTACGTACGGAATAACACGTCAAGATTATTTAGAAGGTAAGACAACCCCTGTAAGTTGGGATGATGAGGTAAAAGTTGATACAATCAATTATAAAGAGACTTGGGATTTTCCAAGTAGTTTTGAGTCAGAAAGATTAATAATTCGAATGCCTTTTATGGAAGATGTAGATACTGTTTGGGAAGCTATCTTGCATTCAGCTAAAACACTGAAACCTTTTATGAAATGGGCACAGACATTACCTAAAAAAGCAGAAACAAGAGAAAGAATTCGACAAGCAATTGGTGATTTTATCACAAGAAAAGATTTGAGATTACATGTATTTCTGAAGGATAGTGGCGAATTTGTCGGCTCTACAGGATTACATAATATTGATTGGACTATTCCTAAATTTGAAATTGGCTATTGGTTAGATGCACGGTTTGAAGGAAAAGGTTATATGACGGAAGCTGTTCGAAGAATTACTCAATTTGCCTTTGAAGAATTAGGAGCTAAACGTCTGGAAATTCGCTGTGACAGTGATAATATTAGAAGCCGTGCTGTAGCAAATCGAGCACAATTCGAATTAGAGGGAATATTAAAGCAAGACAGTAGATCAGCCGATGGAAAAACGCTTCGTGATACCTGCATTTACGCTAAAATCCAATAA
- a CDS encoding GNAT family N-acetyltransferase: MEFQLSNRGNEEYAFESKKDGQVIAEIIWTQLGDVMVIDHTYVDGSLRGQGVAKQLLDRAAAYARENGYKIDAVCSYVVKAFESSHDYDDVKA; encoded by the coding sequence ATGGAATTTCAGTTAAGTAATAGAGGTAATGAAGAATACGCTTTCGAAAGTAAAAAAGATGGTCAAGTTATCGCAGAAATTATTTGGACACAGTTAGGAGATGTCATGGTAATTGACCATACTTATGTAGATGGTTCATTACGCGGCCAAGGTGTTGCGAAACAACTATTAGATAGAGCTGCAGCATATGCTCGAGAAAATGGGTATAAAATAGATGCAGTATGTTCATATGTCGTAAAAGCTTTTGAATCATCACATGATTATGATGATGTAAAGGCTTAA
- a CDS encoding GNAT family N-acetyltransferase — translation MAWKEQRFEELTTEDLYKIIQLRINVFVVEQKAYYEDLDDHDQNSIHVTYEEDGKVIAYARAVPPNEKYENMASFGRVIVQPEARGTGLAQELLKRVIAVTEREWPEYDLFIQAQAYLQNFYGKFGFKAISDPYEFECLPHIDMVCKSDKKL, via the coding sequence GTGGCATGGAAGGAACAACGTTTTGAAGAACTAACAACAGAGGATTTATATAAGATTATTCAATTACGGATTAATGTTTTTGTTGTTGAACAAAAAGCCTATTATGAAGATTTAGACGATCATGATCAAAATAGTATACACGTTACATATGAAGAAGATGGGAAAGTTATTGCATATGCAAGAGCTGTTCCTCCAAATGAGAAATATGAAAATATGGCATCATTTGGACGTGTAATTGTTCAACCAGAAGCACGTGGCACTGGACTAGCACAAGAATTATTAAAAAGAGTGATTGCGGTAACCGAAAGAGAATGGCCAGAATACGATTTGTTTATACAAGCACAAGCATATCTCCAAAACTTTTATGGTAAATTTGGCTTTAAAGCAATTTCAGATCCATATGAATTTGAATGCTTACCGCACATCGATATGGTTTGTAAAAGTGACAAAAAATTATAA